Proteins from a single region of Weeksella virosa DSM 16922:
- a CDS encoding helix-turn-helix domain-containing protein, whose product MKQSKALAILKSGRNVFLTGSAGAGKTYVLNQYIDYLKKHGVGVAVTASTGIAATHMNGQTIHSWAGIGIRDYVSDRYLTSLREKKYFRDKMEKVKVLIIDEISMLHRNQLDAVDYVLKFFKQNEEPFGGIQVVFSGDFFQLPPIGEEWEESRDKFCFMSDAWVNSNVHVCYLTEQYRQTNNELNDILNEIRSGIITQNTYDLLESRILYFADEIESQTRLFTHNIDVDRLNKGLLMNIDSSSRIFEAKVSGNPTLIEVLKKSVLADEILELKIGAKVMFVRNNFDVGFVNGTLGYVSGYTEKNDPIVKTLDNEFLIAKPETWAIEDEHGKALASFTQIPLRLAWAITIHKSQGMTLDSAYIDLSKAFEKGQGYVALSRLRDLQSLHLHGLNETALQIDSLAMKADKRFQELSAHINQQLDEESLKETWARCIRRFGGTFDKKQINKNLEKLNKAKKEPKKSTILITLDLVNEGLSIDEIADKRGLTSSSIVDHLTKLKETGAEFDLKRFRPEQSIIEKVRYAYSEIEFEENKILKPIYDYLQGELTYEDIKKALLFIE is encoded by the coding sequence ATGAAGCAATCGAAGGCCTTGGCAATCCTAAAATCTGGTAGAAATGTTTTCTTAACAGGCTCTGCAGGTGCCGGGAAAACATACGTCCTTAATCAGTACATCGATTATCTAAAAAAACATGGAGTAGGAGTAGCAGTTACTGCTTCTACAGGGATTGCAGCCACTCACATGAACGGGCAAACGATTCATTCTTGGGCTGGAATTGGCATTCGAGATTATGTAAGTGATCGGTATTTGACATCGTTACGAGAAAAAAAATATTTCAGAGATAAAATGGAAAAAGTTAAAGTTCTTATTATCGATGAAATATCGATGTTGCACAGAAATCAGCTCGATGCTGTAGATTATGTGCTAAAGTTTTTCAAACAAAATGAAGAGCCCTTCGGAGGTATACAAGTTGTTTTTTCGGGTGATTTTTTTCAGTTACCGCCAATTGGTGAAGAATGGGAAGAATCTAGAGATAAATTCTGTTTCATGTCGGATGCATGGGTAAACTCTAATGTGCATGTATGCTATCTCACAGAACAATATCGACAGACGAATAACGAGTTGAATGATATTCTGAATGAAATCCGCTCTGGAATTATTACTCAAAATACATACGATTTATTGGAGTCTAGAATCCTTTATTTTGCCGATGAAATCGAATCTCAAACACGTTTGTTTACTCACAATATAGATGTAGATCGACTAAATAAAGGCTTGTTAATGAATATAGATTCATCTTCTAGAATTTTCGAAGCCAAAGTTTCTGGCAATCCAACATTAATAGAAGTACTAAAAAAATCGGTACTTGCAGATGAAATTCTCGAACTGAAAATTGGTGCAAAAGTAATGTTCGTGAGAAATAATTTCGATGTTGGTTTTGTAAATGGCACTTTAGGGTATGTAAGTGGCTATACCGAAAAAAACGATCCGATTGTCAAAACTTTAGACAACGAATTCTTGATCGCAAAACCCGAAACTTGGGCAATAGAAGACGAACACGGGAAAGCTTTGGCATCGTTTACACAAATACCTCTTCGCTTGGCATGGGCGATAACCATTCACAAATCACAAGGGATGACACTCGATTCTGCTTATATAGATCTTTCTAAGGCATTCGAAAAAGGACAAGGTTATGTGGCACTTTCTCGCTTACGAGATTTACAATCTTTGCATTTGCATGGTCTAAATGAAACAGCATTGCAAATAGACTCACTGGCAATGAAAGCCGACAAACGGTTTCAGGAACTTTCTGCACATATCAACCAACAATTAGACGAAGAATCTCTCAAAGAAACTTGGGCTAGATGCATACGTCGTTTCGGAGGAACGTTTGATAAAAAACAAATAAATAAAAATTTAGAAAAACTGAACAAAGCCAAAAAAGAGCCTAAAAAATCAACAATTCTTATCACACTAGACTTAGTGAATGAAGGATTGAGTATTGATGAAATAGCCGATAAAAGAGGACTTACCAGTTCGTCGATTGTTGATCACCTTACCAAACTAAAAGAAACAGGAGCCGAATTTGATTTGAAGCGTTTCCGACCCGAACAATCGATCATAGAAAAAGTGCGTTATGCGTACAGTGAAATTGAGTTTGAAGAAAATAAAATCCTCAAACCTATTTACGACTATTTGCAGGGTGAACTCACGTATGAAGACATAAAAAAAGCACTCTTATTTATAGAATAG
- a CDS encoding L-threonylcarbamoyladenylate synthase, which produces MAKLIRIHPDNPQEKAIDQVVEVLKQGGLIIYPSDTVYGLGCDITNYKAMENLARLKGVKLDKSQFSIVCNDLSHLSNFTRPISNSTFKVLKRALPGPFTFVLQASGNLPLAYKGKKTVGIRVPDHLVPRRIVEKLGNPIASTSIYDEDEILEYTTDPELIAEKWDKLVDVVIDSGYGDNVASSIIDATENEMVILREGKGDINEFL; this is translated from the coding sequence ATGGCTAAACTAATCCGAATACATCCAGACAATCCACAAGAAAAAGCAATCGATCAAGTGGTCGAAGTCCTAAAACAAGGAGGATTAATAATCTACCCTTCCGATACGGTTTATGGTTTAGGATGTGATATTACGAATTACAAAGCCATGGAAAACTTGGCACGATTGAAAGGAGTGAAACTTGATAAATCCCAATTTTCTATAGTTTGTAATGATTTGAGTCATCTTTCAAACTTCACCCGACCAATATCCAACTCAACTTTCAAAGTCCTTAAAAGGGCATTGCCTGGCCCATTTACATTTGTTTTGCAAGCTTCGGGAAATTTACCTTTGGCTTATAAAGGGAAAAAAACCGTAGGAATTCGAGTGCCTGACCATTTGGTGCCTAGAAGAATTGTCGAAAAATTAGGGAATCCAATAGCCTCAACATCCATTTATGATGAAGATGAAATTCTAGAATATACAACCGACCCAGAGCTTATTGCAGAGAAATGGGACAAATTGGTCGATGTTGTAATCGATAGTGGTTATGGTGATAATGTAGCTTCAAGTATTATCGATGCAACAGAAAATGAAATGGTTATTTTGCGCGAAGGCAAAGGCGATATTAATGAATTTTTATAA
- the yaaA gene encoding peroxide stress protein YaaA: protein MKILISPAKLMDINPKSVWKKSTHPQFLETSEKIMQELRNKNVQELQNLMKISTNLAEINVERNLVWTAQPNDKQTTQAITAFAGEVYRGIKPEELSTEGQKYLDKNLFILSGLYGLLRPSDQIMLYRLEMGTKLPVEKSKDLCEIWRAQLTEYVNNHTQKDETIINLASNEYVKALDKKKLNSPLIEIDFMDFKDGKLKKIMMYFKHARGEMVRWCAEHQCKEIEELKNFDGMGYQFDANLSTDKRLVYTR, encoded by the coding sequence ATGAAAATACTGATTTCACCTGCGAAATTGATGGATATTAATCCAAAATCGGTTTGGAAAAAATCTACACATCCTCAATTTTTAGAAACTTCTGAAAAAATTATGCAGGAGCTACGAAATAAAAATGTACAAGAACTACAAAACCTGATGAAAATCTCTACCAATTTAGCAGAGATCAACGTAGAACGTAATCTGGTATGGACAGCCCAACCCAATGATAAACAAACAACTCAAGCAATAACTGCCTTTGCAGGTGAAGTTTATCGAGGAATAAAACCAGAAGAACTATCTACAGAAGGACAGAAATATTTGGATAAAAATTTATTTATTTTATCGGGTTTGTATGGATTATTGCGCCCTTCGGATCAGATAATGTTGTATCGATTAGAAATGGGCACTAAACTTCCTGTAGAAAAATCTAAAGATTTGTGCGAAATTTGGCGAGCACAATTAACAGAATACGTTAATAATCATACCCAAAAAGACGAAACCATAATCAATTTAGCAAGCAATGAATATGTGAAAGCATTGGACAAGAAAAAGCTAAACTCACCATTGATCGAAATAGATTTTATGGATTTCAAGGACGGAAAATTGAAAAAGATTATGATGTATTTCAAACATGCACGTGGTGAAATGGTGCGTTGGTGTGCAGAACATCAATGCAAAGAAATAGAAGAACTGAAAAATTTTGATGGAATGGGGTATCAGTTCGATGCCAATCTTTCGACCGATAAACGATTGGTTTATACAAGATAA
- a CDS encoding metallophosphoesterase, with the protein MGKKNRFYKQVSYTTMLALLATVVFFSCATHTAQRGKNITTNTVKINSDVVHSFYLFGDTHGLEKNSNQYQAIENELKKAPKNSSIFWLGNNAKAEVLGSLKKATTAKNYIFNGENEWKAGYDSLMIRETSYRKKSIQVLPSKICAIETLEVNDSLAVLAIDSEWFLEDWSDHPKATENCPIQTRELFFTELQNKLNDYQNRITIIAMHHPVISNGKHGGKFSVQDQLFPIENRIPMPVIGSFVNLVRATTGLTSQDLQSHRYRDFTQRVSTIIGKRENVLIFSAHDRSLQYLQDGNVRQIISGASVKATAAKIAGENDYSNGKKGFAKVKVYANGASDVEFFNWENGQAVWVHTQEMTTPRKEYLAKVYDKNIPKEKVVSVVDQKNLKKSQTYETFFGKHYRSVFGIEFPVETLDLQKRNIRPIRENINLQTINLRLQDNENAFVMIPVRKSATQLIQSIAYKNEYVANDFENTFTEKFLNDFQTTQHPFYPLIVPNIAQLVKVNQLKSTLYYVPKQELLKEYNENFGDEIYFLEQYPVVKDTLSDFTTTEEVLRKIVENKHQKIDREQYIRARLLDMLIGDWNRNEAQWTWRKSIQGQDTIYTPYSKTREFIFPKYDGLFFNLLMRLAPFRHMENYKNQIRSVKWFNKIAYPIDMALLQNTTEEEWQKQADYLQNTINKENLEKAFAQLPKKVQSKIDYQIIETILERKEKLPEYASEYQKVLDKLVILKGTNKDEKFLVERLPKGETKVLILDKENNETLFERVFDRKNTKEIRLYGMNGNDDFLQKGKGSNLIKVRMIGGVDDDTYQINTRQKIKVYDDKSNKDLSGLYMYDDYEINTYDYKKPKYNTFSVVPNAGYNPDDGVKLGLIGNYTINGFDRKPYSQKHQLQFDYFFATDAFDVKYKGTFMKAIGKWNFDVNASYTSPSFVNNYFGMGNETINYQKEHDMDYNRVRMQTYKLGPSFFKIFNNTGRLDFFANYRYAKVERNLDRIVNDDPSVHYRVFNGQNFGEIGASYLFRNYDNLSLPTMGFTFSFLAKWVNNLDYLERNFQYIEANIGFTHKLINNGRLTLASMVKGKALFGDGYEFYQATNIGGDQDLRGYRTGRFTGEQAFVHSTDLRYNLTKVKTFIPLQIGVFTGFDYGRIWMKDENSTKWHNALGGGIWINGARAITGTLSFFKGEDPGRVVFGLNFGF; encoded by the coding sequence ATGGGAAAGAAAAACCGCTTTTATAAGCAAGTTTCATATACAACTATGCTTGCGTTGCTTGCAACAGTTGTTTTCTTCTCTTGTGCAACGCATACTGCACAAAGAGGAAAAAATATAACTACCAATACAGTTAAGATAAACTCGGATGTTGTCCACTCTTTTTATTTGTTCGGAGACACCCATGGACTTGAAAAGAATTCTAATCAATATCAAGCAATTGAAAACGAACTAAAGAAAGCACCGAAAAACAGCAGTATTTTTTGGCTAGGAAACAATGCCAAGGCTGAAGTTTTAGGGAGTTTGAAAAAAGCAACAACTGCCAAAAACTATATTTTCAATGGTGAAAATGAATGGAAAGCAGGTTACGATTCGTTGATGATTAGAGAAACTTCTTATAGAAAAAAATCTATTCAGGTTCTTCCTTCTAAAATTTGCGCTATAGAAACGCTAGAAGTTAACGATTCGTTGGCTGTTTTGGCTATTGATAGTGAATGGTTCTTGGAAGATTGGAGCGATCATCCAAAAGCTACCGAAAATTGTCCTATTCAGACACGGGAATTGTTCTTTACCGAATTGCAAAATAAACTAAACGATTATCAAAATAGAATAACAATTATTGCGATGCATCATCCAGTGATTTCTAATGGGAAACATGGCGGTAAGTTTTCGGTACAAGATCAATTATTTCCTATCGAAAATAGAATCCCGATGCCCGTTATTGGATCCTTTGTCAATTTGGTTCGAGCTACTACCGGGCTTACCAGTCAAGATTTACAAAGCCATCGATACCGAGATTTTACCCAACGTGTTTCTACCATAATCGGGAAACGAGAAAATGTTCTGATTTTTTCTGCTCACGATCGGAGTTTACAATACCTACAGGATGGGAATGTACGGCAAATAATTAGTGGAGCTTCGGTGAAGGCAACTGCTGCAAAAATAGCCGGAGAAAATGACTATTCTAATGGGAAGAAAGGCTTTGCTAAAGTAAAAGTGTATGCGAATGGAGCTTCTGACGTGGAGTTTTTCAACTGGGAAAATGGACAAGCTGTATGGGTACACACTCAAGAAATGACTACACCGCGCAAAGAATATTTAGCAAAAGTGTATGATAAAAACATTCCGAAAGAAAAAGTCGTGAGTGTAGTCGATCAGAAAAATCTGAAGAAATCACAAACATATGAAACCTTTTTCGGAAAACATTATCGGTCGGTATTTGGTATAGAGTTCCCCGTAGAGACACTCGATTTGCAGAAAAGAAACATCAGACCTATCCGAGAAAATATCAATTTGCAAACCATAAATTTACGTTTACAAGATAATGAAAATGCATTTGTGATGATTCCTGTGCGTAAAAGTGCAACACAATTAATCCAATCCATTGCTTATAAAAATGAATATGTAGCAAATGATTTCGAGAATACATTTACCGAAAAATTCCTCAATGATTTCCAGACAACTCAACATCCTTTTTATCCTCTAATTGTACCCAATATTGCACAATTAGTCAAAGTAAATCAATTAAAATCGACATTGTATTATGTTCCAAAGCAAGAACTTCTCAAAGAATATAATGAGAATTTTGGTGATGAAATTTATTTTCTAGAGCAATATCCTGTAGTAAAAGACACACTGTCAGATTTTACAACAACCGAAGAAGTGTTGAGAAAAATCGTTGAAAATAAACATCAAAAAATTGATCGAGAACAATATATCCGAGCTCGTTTATTAGACATGCTTATTGGTGATTGGAATCGTAATGAAGCACAATGGACTTGGAGAAAATCTATCCAAGGCCAGGATACCATATATACACCCTATAGTAAAACGCGAGAATTTATTTTCCCGAAATACGATGGGCTGTTTTTTAATTTGCTGATGCGTTTGGCACCTTTCCGTCATATGGAAAATTATAAAAATCAGATAAGAAGTGTAAAGTGGTTCAATAAAATTGCTTATCCGATCGATATGGCTTTATTGCAAAATACAACCGAAGAGGAATGGCAAAAACAGGCAGACTATTTGCAAAATACAATTAATAAAGAAAACTTAGAGAAAGCGTTTGCTCAATTACCAAAAAAAGTTCAATCGAAGATAGATTATCAAATCATCGAAACCATTTTAGAACGCAAAGAAAAGTTACCTGAATATGCGTCCGAGTATCAAAAAGTACTCGATAAATTGGTCATCCTGAAAGGAACAAACAAAGATGAAAAGTTTTTGGTAGAACGACTTCCAAAAGGTGAAACAAAAGTTTTGATACTCGATAAAGAAAATAATGAAACACTTTTCGAGCGAGTTTTTGATAGAAAAAACACCAAAGAAATCCGCCTTTACGGAATGAATGGCAATGATGATTTTCTACAAAAAGGCAAAGGTAGTAATTTGATTAAAGTGAGAATGATCGGAGGTGTAGACGATGATACGTATCAAATAAATACTCGCCAAAAAATAAAAGTGTATGATGATAAGAGCAACAAAGACTTGTCTGGTTTGTATATGTATGATGATTATGAAATCAATACCTACGATTATAAAAAACCAAAATACAATACATTTTCTGTAGTACCGAATGCAGGCTATAACCCCGATGATGGCGTAAAATTAGGATTGATAGGAAATTACACCATTAACGGTTTCGACCGGAAACCGTACTCACAAAAACATCAACTACAATTCGACTATTTCTTTGCTACAGATGCCTTTGATGTCAAATATAAAGGGACTTTTATGAAGGCAATAGGTAAATGGAATTTCGATGTCAATGCATCGTATACATCACCAAGCTTTGTAAATAATTATTTTGGGATGGGAAATGAAACGATCAACTATCAAAAAGAGCACGATATGGATTATAATCGAGTTCGAATGCAAACTTACAAGCTAGGACCTTCATTTTTCAAGATTTTCAACAATACTGGACGACTAGATTTTTTTGCCAATTACCGATATGCAAAAGTTGAAAGAAACTTAGACCGCATCGTGAACGATGATCCTTCGGTTCATTACCGTGTATTCAATGGCCAAAACTTTGGCGAGATAGGAGCAAGTTATCTATTCAGAAACTACGACAATCTTTCTCTACCAACGATGGGATTCACGTTTTCTTTCTTGGCAAAATGGGTGAATAACCTAGATTATTTAGAGCGTAACTTTCAATACATAGAAGCCAATATTGGATTCACACATAAACTCATCAACAACGGACGGCTTACTCTTGCATCTATGGTAAAAGGGAAAGCACTTTTTGGTGATGGTTACGAGTTTTACCAAGCGACAAATATCGGTGGCGACCAAGATTTACGAGGATATCGAACAGGTCGTTTTACTGGTGAACAAGCCTTTGTACACTCAACAGACCTACGGTATAATCTTACAAAAGTAAAAACATTTATTCCTTTGCAAATAGGTGTTTTTACTGGTTTTGATTACGGAAGAATTTGGATGAAAGATGAAAATTCTACCAAATGGCACAATGCCCTAGGTGGAGGAATTTGGATAAACGGTGCACGAGCAATCACAGGGACTTTATCTTTTTTCAAAGGAGAAGATCCTGGGCGTGTAGTTTTCGGGCTCAATTTTGGTTTCTGA
- a CDS encoding Tex family protein: protein MNLETYLEKETQIPPKTLRNIIVLFEQDASIPFIARYRKDQTGNLDEVMLSTILKKKKNFETLLKRKQNILETIQEQGKLSEELRIKIENCYNPTQLEDWYLPYKKKRKTLAMTAIDNGLMPLAKIIMKQNTALDWENLQKKYLSREITTTKDALDGAKHIITQWINEHENVRKQLRKAMFHEGKVKSLLIKGKESEENASKFSNYFDFEEPIKRIPAHRLLAVLRGENEGLLRVKLAFDQQQALEIIRQKIIKTQQKEVQNFLETACKEAYTKYLEPSLTTELMQQAKKDADVLSISIFSKNLQQLLLTPPYGEKRILAIDPGFKSGCKVVCLDENGGLLHNENIYPHAPKNESIPAQKKIRSLVNAYQIQAIAIGNGTASRETEHFIQKIAFDRPLDVFVVSEAGASIYSASAIAREEFPDKDVTVRGAVSIGRRLSDPLAELVKINPKSIGIGQYQHDVNQTLLKEELDQTVMFCVNQVGVNLNTASPHLLQYVSGIGKKLAENIVQYRTKNGPFECRKDLLKVPSFGEKAFLQASAFLRIANGKNKLDNSAVHPESYSIVEKIANDLGMKSEDLIGNKEVLSTIEIGKYTQKEMGELYLKDLLKELEKPGLDPRKQGKVFSFNPKIKNLEDLKVGLRLPGIVQNITHFGCFVDVGIKENGLLHVSKIAKEFIADVNSKIHMHQELLVTVVSIDLENRKFQLSLID from the coding sequence ATGAATCTAGAGACATATTTAGAAAAAGAAACACAAATTCCACCCAAAACTCTAAGAAACATCATCGTGCTTTTTGAGCAAGATGCTTCCATTCCCTTTATTGCAAGATATAGAAAAGACCAAACAGGCAATTTAGATGAGGTTATGTTATCTACAATTTTAAAAAAGAAAAAAAATTTTGAAACTTTACTAAAACGTAAACAAAATATCCTAGAAACTATACAAGAACAAGGTAAACTTTCAGAAGAATTACGTATCAAAATAGAGAATTGTTATAATCCGACCCAACTAGAAGATTGGTATTTACCGTATAAAAAGAAAAGAAAAACATTGGCAATGACTGCGATTGATAATGGCTTGATGCCTTTGGCTAAAATTATCATGAAGCAAAACACAGCATTGGATTGGGAGAATTTACAAAAAAAATATCTTAGTCGAGAGATTACAACAACTAAAGACGCACTGGATGGTGCCAAACATATTATCACACAGTGGATTAATGAGCATGAGAACGTGAGAAAACAATTGCGCAAAGCCATGTTCCATGAGGGTAAAGTAAAGAGTCTTTTGATCAAAGGGAAAGAGTCGGAAGAAAATGCTAGTAAATTTTCTAATTATTTTGATTTTGAAGAACCCATAAAAAGAATTCCGGCTCACCGATTATTGGCTGTTCTAAGAGGTGAAAACGAGGGTTTGTTGCGCGTAAAATTAGCATTCGATCAACAGCAGGCTCTAGAAATCATCAGACAAAAAATCATCAAAACACAACAAAAAGAAGTACAAAACTTTCTAGAGACAGCATGTAAAGAAGCCTACACGAAATACTTAGAACCTTCGCTAACAACGGAACTAATGCAACAAGCCAAAAAAGATGCAGATGTCCTTTCTATTTCAATCTTCTCTAAAAATTTGCAACAATTACTGCTTACACCGCCCTACGGTGAGAAAAGAATTTTAGCGATAGATCCAGGTTTCAAATCGGGATGCAAAGTTGTATGCTTAGATGAAAATGGCGGATTATTGCACAATGAGAATATTTATCCCCATGCCCCAAAAAACGAATCGATTCCAGCACAAAAGAAAATCCGTTCATTGGTCAATGCCTACCAAATACAGGCAATTGCCATTGGTAACGGAACCGCTTCGAGAGAAACAGAGCATTTTATCCAAAAAATTGCATTTGATAGACCGCTCGATGTTTTTGTAGTTAGCGAAGCTGGTGCATCTATTTATTCTGCTTCTGCAATTGCTCGGGAAGAATTCCCAGACAAAGATGTTACGGTTCGGGGAGCAGTTTCTATAGGTCGACGCTTATCTGATCCATTGGCCGAGTTGGTAAAAATAAACCCTAAATCCATTGGTATTGGGCAGTATCAGCACGATGTTAACCAAACTTTGCTCAAAGAAGAGCTCGACCAAACGGTGATGTTTTGTGTAAACCAAGTTGGAGTAAATCTCAATACGGCAAGTCCACATTTGTTGCAATATGTTTCGGGGATTGGGAAAAAACTTGCCGAAAACATCGTTCAATATCGCACTAAAAATGGTCCTTTTGAGTGTCGGAAAGATTTATTAAAAGTTCCTAGTTTTGGAGAAAAAGCATTTTTACAAGCTTCGGCTTTTTTACGCATTGCAAATGGAAAAAACAAGCTCGACAATTCGGCTGTTCATCCTGAAAGTTATTCTATAGTAGAAAAAATAGCGAATGATTTGGGTATGAAAAGTGAAGATTTGATAGGAAATAAAGAAGTTTTGTCTACCATCGAAATAGGAAAATATACCCAAAAAGAAATGGGTGAATTGTACCTAAAAGATTTACTGAAAGAATTAGAGAAACCTGGTCTTGATCCTAGAAAACAAGGAAAAGTTTTTTCATTCAACCCTAAAATTAAGAACTTGGAAGATCTTAAAGTAGGTCTGAGGCTTCCTGGAATCGTGCAAAACATTACACATTTTGGTTGTTTTGTAGATGTCGGAATCAAAGAAAATGGTTTGCTTCATGTGTCTAAAATTGCAAAAGAATTTATTGCTGATGTGAATAGCAAAATTCATATGCACCAAGAATTACTTGTTACCGTAGTGAGCATAGATTTAGAAAACAGGAAATTCCAGCTTTCTTTGATAGATTGA
- a CDS encoding acyl-CoA thioesterase, translated as MPRIKVDVAENPIFQTIIPVRITDLNYGNHLGNDSLLSIIHEARVQFLYSLGYSEQNFAGVGLIMADVAIEYKSQGYYADQLKVSIGVKDISRVGFDITYSITKSENGREIIVAKAKTGMVTFDYSLNKVIELPATFLEKLP; from the coding sequence ATGCCAAGAATAAAAGTAGATGTCGCTGAAAACCCTATTTTCCAGACAATAATTCCGGTTCGTATCACCGACCTTAATTACGGAAACCATTTAGGTAATGACTCTTTGTTATCGATAATTCATGAGGCGCGTGTGCAGTTTCTTTATTCTCTAGGTTACTCTGAGCAAAATTTTGCAGGCGTTGGATTGATCATGGCCGACGTTGCCATAGAATATAAATCGCAAGGTTATTATGCTGACCAGTTGAAGGTTTCTATAGGAGTAAAAGATATAAGTCGTGTTGGTTTTGATATCACATATTCCATAACAAAATCAGAAAACGGTAGAGAAATCATCGTAGCAAAAGCCAAAACAGGAATGGTTACTTTTGATTATTCACTAAATAAGGTGATCGAACTTCCTGCTACATTTTTAGAAAAACTACCATAA
- a CDS encoding RsmB/NOP family class I SAM-dependent RNA methyltransferase — MKILPFRNLFVGIIDTLAEVFFEGKYADKELERVLKSNRSWGARDRAFIAETVYDLVRWKRLVEGSMSKPLSRDTLWEFVGTWFIMNMAEEQHLPSWDEFRHLNPKEIIKRHHQSAKNPAVAQSFPDWLYALGEKELGEQWIKEVEALNQQAPTVIRVNTLKIDRKSLHKELKENKIKTHILSKFQDALELDEKMNIFRTDAFQNGFFEVQDAGSQLIAPFLRVEPGQRVIDACAGAGGKTLHLASLMKNKGQIIAMDIHEWKLKELKKRAKRNNVQNVQTRLIESKTIKRMEESCDRLLIDAPCSGLGVLKRNPDAKWKLQPEFIENIKNEQAKILDSYSKMVKKGGLMVYATCSILPSENQEQVEKFLANHPEYTLILDKQYLPSEYGYDGFYMALMERRS, encoded by the coding sequence ATGAAGATATTACCATTTAGAAACTTATTTGTAGGAATAATCGATACACTAGCTGAAGTTTTTTTTGAGGGCAAATATGCCGATAAAGAACTAGAACGAGTCCTAAAATCTAATCGATCTTGGGGTGCAAGAGATCGTGCATTCATTGCCGAAACGGTTTATGATTTGGTTCGTTGGAAGCGTTTGGTAGAAGGTTCTATGAGTAAACCTTTGAGTCGAGATACACTTTGGGAATTTGTAGGCACTTGGTTTATCATGAATATGGCAGAGGAACAACATCTGCCGAGTTGGGATGAATTTCGACATCTCAATCCAAAAGAAATAATAAAACGTCACCATCAATCAGCAAAAAATCCGGCGGTAGCACAATCTTTTCCAGATTGGTTGTACGCTTTGGGTGAAAAAGAATTGGGCGAACAATGGATAAAAGAGGTAGAAGCACTTAATCAACAAGCACCAACCGTTATACGAGTAAATACCTTGAAAATCGACCGAAAGTCTTTACATAAAGAATTAAAAGAAAATAAAATCAAAACGCATATCTTATCCAAGTTTCAAGATGCTTTAGAGTTGGATGAAAAGATGAATATCTTCAGAACAGATGCATTCCAGAATGGTTTTTTCGAAGTTCAGGATGCTGGATCACAGCTCATTGCTCCTTTTTTGCGTGTAGAGCCTGGCCAACGTGTAATTGATGCTTGTGCAGGAGCAGGAGGTAAAACTTTGCATTTGGCATCTTTGATGAAAAATAAAGGACAAATTATTGCGATGGATATCCATGAATGGAAGCTGAAAGAACTGAAAAAACGAGCTAAACGTAACAATGTACAGAATGTTCAAACCAGATTAATCGAATCTAAAACAATCAAAAGGATGGAAGAATCTTGCGATCGTTTACTTATCGATGCACCATGTAGTGGTTTGGGAGTTCTCAAAAGAAATCCAGATGCAAAATGGAAATTGCAGCCCGAGTTTATCGAAAACATCAAGAATGAACAAGCTAAAATATTGGATAGCTACTCGAAAATGGTAAAAAAAGGAGGGCTGATGGTTTATGCAACCTGTTCTATCTTACCATCCGAAAATCAAGAACAAGTAGAAAAGTTTTTGGCAAATCATCCAGAATATACACTGATTCTAGATAAACAATATTTACCATCCGAATACGGTTATGATGGTTTTTATATGGCTTTGATGGAAAGAAGATCATAA